The stretch of DNA GGGAAAGCCTCCGGGGAGGGAAGGGGGCAGGGGACGTTTTCCGACTTTGCCGCGCGGGGCGGCCCGCGCGTTGCCGCTCGCTGGATGGACGCGCCTGGGCGCCTGGACCCTGGGTTACGGGTACACGCCGCGCATCACCGCCGCCTCGTGCAGGCGATTCAGGGCCAGCGCGTAGGCCGCCGTGCGCATGTCGAGGTCACGGGTCCGCATGTAGGCGGTCACGTCCCGCAGGGCCGCGTTCACCCGCAGGTCGATGGCGCGTTCGACCTCGGTGGGCGTCCAGAAGAAGTTGCTGGCGTCCTGCACCCACTCGAGGTAGTTCACGATCACGCCGCCGATGCTGGCGACGAGGTCGGGGAGCACGCACACGCCCTGCGCCCGCAAGACGCGCTCGGCTTCGGGCAGCACGGCCCGGTTGGTGGCCTCCACGACGTAGCGGGCGCGGACCGCGTGGGCGTTGCCCGCGTTCACCGAGCCGTAGTCGTAGGCCAGCATCAGGATGTCCACGTCGAGTTCGACGACCTCGTCGGGGGCGATCTCGGTCGCGAAGCCGCGCACGCTGCCGTGCTGCTCGCGGTACGCCGAGAGCGCCGCGAGGTCGAGGCCGCCGCTGGCAAAGGAGGCCCCGTGCTGGTCGGACACCGCGATCACGAGGGCGCCGCGCTCCCCCAGCACCTGCGCGGCCTTGCGGCCCACGTCCCCGAAGCCGTAGACGGCCACCCGCGCTCCGCGCAGGCTCTCGCCCCGGTGTTCGAGCACCTGCGCGGCCACCATCGCCGCCGAGCGGCCCCTCGCGTCCTTGCTGCCGTAGGAGCCGCCCAACGGAATGGGCTTGCCCACCACCATGCCGCCCTGGGTCGAGCCAGTGTTCTCGCCGTAGGCGTCGAGCATCCACGCCATGGTCTGCGCGTCGGAGCCCACGTCGGGGGCGAGAATGTCCTCGGTCGGTCCGATCAGCTCGACGAGTTCCGAGGTGTAACGGCGGGTCAGGCCCTCGAGCTCATGCGGGCTGAGGGTCTGCGGGTCCACGTCCACGCCGCCCTTGGCGCCGCCGAGGGGCAGGTCCGCGACCGCCGCCTTGAGGGTCATGATCGCGGCGAGCACCTCGCACTCGTGGGCGCTCAGGCCCGCGCGGAAGCGCACGCCGCCCATGCTTGGCCCCCGCGCGGTGGAATGCACCGTGCGGTAGCCCCGGAAAACCTGAATGCGCCCGTCGTCCATCCGCACGGGCAGGTTCACGGCGACGGTGCGCCGGGGATACTTGAAATACGCGAGCGACTGGTCGGTCACCTCGCAGTGGGGCAAAGCCTCCTGGAGTTGCTCCATGAGGCCCTGCCAGTTGAGTCCTGATGCCCTCATCACGCTCCTTTGGGGATAGTCCCGGTGTCCGCCCGAGGATACACGCGCCGCAGCGCCGAGCGTCCCGGCTCCGGCCCCGCCCCACTTGCCGGGGGCACCCCCGTTGTATCGGGGCAACCTGAGAGCGTCAACCTCGGAAAACCGCCTGCCTGGGCGGAGAAAAATCGGAAGCGATTCCAGAGGGACAAGCGGTGGGGAAAATCCTCCCTCGGCCTGTCAACTGGCAGGCCGAGAGGGGACAGACTTGGACCCGGTACAGAGAGCGTCCACGGGGTTGGGACGGCGCCGCTCCCCCTCTGCCCAGCAGCGGCCCCCAGACCGCCCGAGGTGCGGGAACGTCCGGAGGCTCTTGCACGGGTCCCGCAGAGCGTGTTTAAACAGGGTCTCACCGAAGGAGTGAAGGGGCGCTGTCGCCGCCCTGGAACGGCGTGGCCGTCCACCCCGTCTGCTTTGCAGTTCTACGAGCCCCGGCCTCTCGGGGTGTGAGCTGTGCCAGTCCCGCGAGAGGGGGGACCCGCAGAGCTATTTGCCGAGGAGCAGCAAGCTCGTGTCCACCGCGTCAGTGAGGGAGCGACTCCGACTTTTCAAACGGGCGCTCAGGCCCGGCGGCGGCTCTCGTGCCGGGCGAGGTCGGCCAGGGCTTCGCGGGCGGCGGAGGGAGGCAGGGCCTCCAGCGCGGCGGCGGCGAGGTCGGCGCGGCGGCGAATCTCGGCATGGGTGCGCTCTGCGGCCCCCGTACCTTCCACGAGGTCACGCACCCGCCCCACGTCGCCGGAGCGGGCGGCGCGGCGCTCCAAAACCTCGCGGACCTCCCCGGCGTGGGGACCCGAGAGCAGGTCCAGCACCGGCAGGGTGGCCTTGCCCTCGCGCAGGTCGCCGCCGACGGGCTTGCCCAGGGCCGCCTCGTCGCCCGTCAGGTCCAGCAGGTCGTCGCGCATCTGGAAGGCCAGCCCATACTCCCAGCCGAAGGTCGCCAGGGCCTCGCGCTGCGCGGCCGGGGCGCCCAGCAGCCACGCGGGACCGCAGGCCGCCAGCGCGAGCAGGGCCGCCGTCTTGCCGCCGATGACTTCCAAGTAGGCGTCCAGGCTGTATTCGCCGTAGGCCGCGACCTGAAATTGCAGCACCTCGCCCTCGCAGATGCGCGAGGCCGCGTCCCCGAAGGCGCGGGTCAGATCGGCGCCCCCGGGCAGGCCCGCGAGCAGCGTGAGCAGCCGCGAGAGCATGAAGTCGCCGCTCATCACGCTGACCACGTTGCCGAAGCGCCGGAAGGCGGCGGGCTGACCCCGGCGCGTCTCGGCGTCGTCGATCAGGTCGTCGTGCAGCAGCGAGGCCGAGTGAAGGAGCTCCACGCACACGGCGAGGTCGGTGACGTGCGCCCACTCGGGCGTGCCAGGCCGGGCGCCGAGGGCTTGGGCGGCGAGCAGCGTCACGGCGGGACGGGCACGCTTGCCCCCGGCGGCCACGAGGTCGTCCCCGATCAGCTCGATAAAGGCCACGCGCGAACGCAGCACCTCGCGCAGCCGCGCCTCGAAAGCGGCACCGGGGAGGGTCAGGGCGGCCACGCCAGTCATGCGGGCAGTATAGGAAAGGACCCCTGGGCGGAACGTACCGCAGGGCGCAGGGTCATGGGGGTGCCCGGGAGGGGGGAAGGGGACCCGGCGGGCGTCTGGGCCAGTCTGTCCCTCGCCGCAGGGCGCGGGGCCGTGGTAAAACCGGAGGAATGGAAAGCGTCGTTGCCCTCTTTCGTGATCCCCGGCAGGCCCAGGGTGTCCTGACCGCCCTTCAGGCCCGGGGCTTCGACCGTGACCACCTCGCCTTTGCCCTGACGGACGTGGTGGCCGAAAATGACCTCGCGCAGGCCACCGGCGTCAGCCCCGAAGAGGGTGCCCCCGGCGGGTCGGCCAGCGTGATTCGCGGCATTCTCCGGGGGGTGCTGGCGGCCCTGGCCCTCACCGTGCCCATCTGGCTGCTGCTGCTGTGGATTCCCGAAACCCGTGTCTATCAGG from Deinococcus sp. HSC-46F16 encodes:
- a CDS encoding Glu/Leu/Phe/Val dehydrogenase, which codes for MRASGLNWQGLMEQLQEALPHCEVTDQSLAYFKYPRRTVAVNLPVRMDDGRIQVFRGYRTVHSTARGPSMGGVRFRAGLSAHECEVLAAIMTLKAAVADLPLGGAKGGVDVDPQTLSPHELEGLTRRYTSELVELIGPTEDILAPDVGSDAQTMAWMLDAYGENTGSTQGGMVVGKPIPLGGSYGSKDARGRSAAMVAAQVLEHRGESLRGARVAVYGFGDVGRKAAQVLGERGALVIAVSDQHGASFASGGLDLAALSAYREQHGSVRGFATEIAPDEVVELDVDILMLAYDYGSVNAGNAHAVRARYVVEATNRAVLPEAERVLRAQGVCVLPDLVASIGGVIVNYLEWVQDASNFFWTPTEVERAIDLRVNAALRDVTAYMRTRDLDMRTAAYALALNRLHEAAVMRGVYP
- a CDS encoding polyprenyl synthetase family protein — translated: MTGVAALTLPGAAFEARLREVLRSRVAFIELIGDDLVAAGGKRARPAVTLLAAQALGARPGTPEWAHVTDLAVCVELLHSASLLHDDLIDDAETRRGQPAAFRRFGNVVSVMSGDFMLSRLLTLLAGLPGGADLTRAFGDAASRICEGEVLQFQVAAYGEYSLDAYLEVIGGKTAALLALAACGPAWLLGAPAAQREALATFGWEYGLAFQMRDDLLDLTGDEAALGKPVGGDLREGKATLPVLDLLSGPHAGEVREVLERRAARSGDVGRVRDLVEGTGAAERTHAEIRRRADLAAAALEALPPSAAREALADLARHESRRRA